In the Streptomyces sp. SJL17-4 genome, CGACTCCGCCTTCCCACACCACGGCGGTCTCCCGACGTGGTCCAGTGGCTTCCCCGAGGGTGTTCCCCGCGGGGGTGGAGCCGGACCTCCCGATCACAGTGGCGAGGGCCGCACCGGTACTGCACCGGTTTCCCGTACACCAAGGCTCTGCGACATTAGTGTGTTGACCTGCTGGATCACAACACGCCCGCCACCCGGTGGGGCCCCTCGCTCACTCCCCGCAGTCGCCCGGGGCGACTCGGAGCCGAGCTCGGGGCCTCTCCCTCGGGTACTCCCTCGGTCACTCCTTGCGGTAGTCGTACGCCTCCGACGCGGCCGCCGCCACGGCGTCGAGGTCCCCGCCCGCGCTCGCGGTGACCAGGGCGGCGACCGCGCCCTCGACGAACGGCGCGTCCACGAGTCGAGAGCCGTCGGGCAGTTCGTCACCCTCGGCGAGGAGGGCCTTCACGGTGAGCACCGCGCTCCCCAGATCGACGAGGATCGCCACACCGGCGCCCTGGTCGACGCCCTTCGCCGCGCCGGAGATCAGCTCGGAGCTCGTCCCGAGGCCACCGTCGGGGGTTCCCCCGGCCGGGAGGATCGGGGCGAGGTCACCGCCGCCGGCGAGCCCCCGGGCCAGCTCGGCCACGGCGGCCGCGACGGCGGCGCTGTGCGAGACGAGCACGATGCCGACGGAACGGGAGCCGACCGCACCGGAGCCGACCGCAGCGGAGCCGGAGCCGGTCTCCGTCCCCGTCCCCGCTCCTGTCCCCGCTCCCGTCCCCGTCCCGCCACTCATGACGCCCCCTCGGCGCTCGACGTCTCCGTGCGCGCGGTCTCGTCGAGCGCGGCGAACAGCAGCGCCGAGGACGTGGCCCCCGGATCCTGGTGCCCCACCGACCGCTCGCCCAGATAGCTGGCCCTGCCCTTGCGCGCCCGCAGGGGTACGGTCGCCAGGGCGCCGTCCTCGGCCGCCGTGCGGGCCGCGCCGAACGAGTCCCGCAGCCCCTCCACGGCCGGCATGAGCGCGTCGAGCATCGTCTTGTCGCCCGCCTGCGCGCCGCCCAGCTGGGACACGGCGGCCACGCCGGAGCCGAGCGCCTCCGCCAACTGTTCCCGGGTGACGCGCTCGTCGTCGCCCAGGGTCTTGCCGGTACGACGGAGCAGTGTGCCGTACAACGGCCCCGAAGCGCCCCCCACGGTGGAGATCAGCTGTCGCCCGGCGACGGTGAGCACCGCGCCCGGCGTCGCGGGCGGGTCCTTGGCCAGGGTCTCGGTCACGGCGGCGAACCCGCGCTTGAGATTGGCGCCGTGGTCGGCGTCGCCGATGGCCGAATCGAGCTCGGTGAGCCGGTCCGCCTCCCGGTCGACGGCCTCCGCCACAGCGGCCAGCCAGCGCACCAGGAAGTCGGCCTCGAAGGTCTGCGTCATGTCGGTCCCCTGTTCCTTCGTCCGTCTCACCGGCCCCAGCGCAGCGCGGGCGTCTCCACGGGCGCGTCCCAGAGGCGCAGGAGCTCCTCGTCCACCTCGCACAGGGTGACCGAGCAGCCGGCCATGTCGAGCGAGGTCACGTAGTTCCCGACGAGGGTCCGGGCCACCGGCACCCCCCGCTCGCCCAGGACGCGCTGCACCTCGGCGTTGAACCCGTACAGCTCGAGGAGCGGGGTCGCACCCATCCCGTTCACCAGGGCGATGACCGGCCCGGAGGGGCGGAGGTCCTCGACGACGGCGTCGACGGCGAAGTCCGCGATCTCCCGGGAGGTCATCATCGGGCGCCGCTCCCGGCCCGGTTCGCCGTGGATGCCGATGCCCAGCTCCAGCTCGCCCTCCGGGAGGTCGAAGGTGGGGCTGCCCTTGGCGGGGGTGGTGCACGCGCTCAGGGCGACGCCGAAGGAGCGGCAGCGCTCGTTGACCCGGCGGGCGATCGCCTCCACGCGCCCCAGGGGCGCGCCCTCCTCGGCTGCGGCGCCCGCGATCTTCTCCACGAAGAGCGTGCCGCCGGTGCCGCGCCGCCCGGCCGTGTAGAGGCTGTCCGTGACGGCGACGTCGTCGTCGACCAGGACCTTGGCGACCTGGACGCCCTCGTCCTCGGCGAGCTCCGCCGCCATCTCGAAGTTCAGCACGTCACCGGTGTAGTTCTTGACGACGAACAACACCCCGGCGCCACTGTCGACGGCGGCGGCGGCCCGCACCATCTGATCGGGCACCGGCGAGGTGAACACCTCGCCGGGGCAGGCGGCCGCCAGCATCCCCGGCCCCACGAACCCCCCGTGCAAGGGCTCGTGCCCGGAGCCGCCGCCGGACACCAGCGCGACCTTCCCGGCCACGGGCGCGTCCCGCCGTATCACGACCCGCCGCTCCACGTCGACGGTGAGCTCGGGATGAGCGGCGGCCATCCCGCGCAGCGCGTCGGCGACGACGGTCTCGGGGACGTTGATCAGCATCCTCACGGATACCTCCTGGGGAGACTAGCAGGCATGTGACTGAGCAGGCTTTTCGCAGGTCAGGGCAGGTGAGGCTAGTTATTGATCTTGGCGGTGCGCGGCGACGGGGGCGGTCTGGCGCGGTACTGATGCTGACCTGTTGCTGCTGACTTTCCTGACCGCCCGTCAGAGGCGGCTGACCTGCGCGCTCTGTGCACTTGTGCATGATGGAGCAATTATCGGCGCGGGGGCGCGGTCGCGCACCGGTGCGTCGCGGGTGGAAGCGGCCGGTTCCGTGCCGACCGGCTTCGTGCGGTGCCTCAGGCTTCGGTGGCCACCGACCGGATGGCGAGTGTCCGTGTGGGGAACCGTTCGCCTGGGCCGCGAGCCCGGTGGCGCGCAAGGTGCGCCGGTTGCTTGCGCTGCCCGCCTGGTTCGATGCCGCGGACCAC is a window encoding:
- a CDS encoding PTS fructose transporter subunit IIA; this translates as MSGGTGTGAGTGAGTGTETGSGSAAVGSGAVGSRSVGIVLVSHSAAVAAAVAELARGLAGGGDLAPILPAGGTPDGGLGTSSELISGAAKGVDQGAGVAILVDLGSAVLTVKALLAEGDELPDGSRLVDAPFVEGAVAALVTASAGGDLDAVAAAASEAYDYRKE
- the dhaL gene encoding dihydroxyacetone kinase subunit DhaL — encoded protein: MTQTFEADFLVRWLAAVAEAVDREADRLTELDSAIGDADHGANLKRGFAAVTETLAKDPPATPGAVLTVAGRQLISTVGGASGPLYGTLLRRTGKTLGDDERVTREQLAEALGSGVAAVSQLGGAQAGDKTMLDALMPAVEGLRDSFGAARTAAEDGALATVPLRARKGRASYLGERSVGHQDPGATSSALLFAALDETARTETSSAEGAS
- the dhaK gene encoding dihydroxyacetone kinase subunit DhaK gives rise to the protein MRMLINVPETVVADALRGMAAAHPELTVDVERRVVIRRDAPVAGKVALVSGGGSGHEPLHGGFVGPGMLAAACPGEVFTSPVPDQMVRAAAAVDSGAGVLFVVKNYTGDVLNFEMAAELAEDEGVQVAKVLVDDDVAVTDSLYTAGRRGTGGTLFVEKIAGAAAEEGAPLGRVEAIARRVNERCRSFGVALSACTTPAKGSPTFDLPEGELELGIGIHGEPGRERRPMMTSREIADFAVDAVVEDLRPSGPVIALVNGMGATPLLELYGFNAEVQRVLGERGVPVARTLVGNYVTSLDMAGCSVTLCEVDEELLRLWDAPVETPALRWGR